The Cervus elaphus chromosome 12, mCerEla1.1, whole genome shotgun sequence DNA window TGCTCCGGGTGGGTCCTTTTGGCCCACTCTCCCCTGCCCAGCCCGGCTGAAGGTTCTTTCTGTTGGCATCCTTGGGGATCCTGCCACGTCTCCCGGCTCTTGCTGTCGAAAGAGAGGTCTGGTTACTCACCAGGCCCTCCTCCCTGCGGCTGGTGAGCCCGCTCTGCCCCTCTTCAGACCAGAGCAGCAGGGAATCGTGTCCACCTTGGGGTCCTCAGCTGCACCACACGTGTCCTTCCTGTTCCCGAAGCTCCACTCGCGGACCTCTCGCCTACGGACTTGGCGGCCAGCGTCGCCTGGAGTTCGTGCCGTGGAGACCCTGGGCCCGCGGCCCTGCCGAGTCAGATCGGGCTCCGAGAGGGAGGACCCCTGTCAGGGGACTGAACAAACAGGGACCCCGCTGCAGGGGAGCAGGCCCGGGTCCAGGTGCAGAGAGCGTGGCCTGCTCCTCCGTGGGGAACCCGTCTCTGCCTGAGACGCCGAACGTTCGCTTCCGGCCACATCAGCCGCGCTGCGCTCGTTCCGATTTCCAAGAGCCGATTTCCAAGAGCGGTGATCGACAGCCGACGGAGCGGAAATGCTATGTCTTCTCTGAGGTCCCTTTTTAAACACAGTGGACTTCTCTGCGTTGCGCTTCTTCGTAAATCATGCTCTCTAGAACTGCTGAGAACTAATTTCCTTGGCCGCTCGTCCAGAAAAGCGGGCGTTGTGGAACCTGGGCTAGAAACGGAGGGACACCAGCTGGGGGCACGGCGGTCTCGGGCTCCGACGCTGCACTGAGCAGAGCGCGGGGCGGCGCCGGCGCTTCTGAACTCTCGTGCGAGGGAGGGGTGCTGACCGCCGCGGGGCTGCCCCTCTGAGACTGCGTTGGGAACCGTCTCAGCAGCACCAGtcctcccttcctgccccagaCCCTCCAGGGGCAGCCCCGGCCGGGGGGTCGCAGCCTTGTTGCCTCCACAGCAGAGGTGGGCAGCCGTGTGCTCACGAGCCAGCGGCTGCTGTTTAGAGCCGCCGCCGGCGGAGCTGTGCCGCGGGGGCGGCAGGGACGCGGCCTGCAGTGCCTCTGGTCCCCCAGAGGCTTCCCCACTCCTGGGCCCACCCACTCCGGCACGGAGCACCCAGCGTGTGGACAGGACTCCGTGTTAAGAGAAAGAACGCTTTATTGGGACGCCGGCAGCCCGCCAGGGCCCTACACGCGTGCTCCGGAGGGACGCTGGATGCTCTGCCAACCGTGGCCAGCGGCACACGGCGCCCAGGCGGCTCCCTCCCACCCTCGCCCCAGGGGCCGGGACCTTCCCAGCCTTTCCTGGAAGGCAACTCTGGTCCACTACAGATAGAGCCCCTCCGGGGTGCCTTCCTGTTTTTTATAAAGAACATTTTCCTTCGACTTTTTGAAGTCTTCATTTGTTACTTTCATTCTGCGCTCTCTCAAGGCCATCAGACCAGCTTCTGTGCAGATTGCCTGTATGAAAGAACAGTGTattcagagaaggaaatactTTTTATACTAACAATTCAGAGAGCACTATTTGGAAATCTGGTGTTGGCATCCAGGCCAAACAGATTTTTTCAAACTTAAATGTTTCAAGCATTCTAATTATTTTCTCAAAGGACCTGAGGTGGCTTAACCTGAGAGTATCTCATTAAGGAAAAGGCCTGTCTTAGGCTCTAACTAGCTGTGTAGCCTGGCAGGTCAATAAATCCTCAAAGCTCTGCTTTCATTAAAGGGAATAAACCtaagaaatagataaaatgatATCCAGAGGCCACATACAGTGACATCCATTTCATTTACCTACAGTCTTAAGAGAAAATATATTCTGGTTAAATGTTTACAAGTTTCAGAcagtatatatttgaatatattctcTTTCTCAATAATTACTTgccaaaagtaaaacaaaaacccaaGCAACACGATAAAAACACAATCCTGGCATTGCAGATTCTATCTGGTTATGGCCTTCAGCGGCACATTTACTTCAAGTGATCTGGAAAAGAGTATTTCTGCACACAAAAAACAAGTAGAAGGGTAACATTTGGTAAATGGAGGTGATGAGTATATGGGTGTTTACTATTGTTGCAACTTTTCTGACggcttgaaaatttttttctaaataaaaaattaagattttaaaataatgtcaccTCACTCCCCCGCTGAGACCAGCCTAGTTCCATAGATGTCACTGAGACGCAGTTCAGTGCAGGCAGCGGGACCAGGCCTGTGTGCGCCCCCACCTAACCGGAGCGTCACCCAGGTGCCCCTGCAGGGAGCAGGCCGTGCCCAGTCACCGGTGCCACACCCCGCCCCTCAGCGTCTGGGAACACATGATAAAACAGGTACAAATCCAGCCCAGCGCCTCACCTTGATGTCGGCACCAGAGAGGTCGTCTTTAGCCATGATCAGGTCATCCAGGGTCACGTCGTCGGCCAGTGTCATCCTGCTCGTGTGGATCTGGAAGATGCGCTTCTTGGTCTTCTCGTCGGGCAGGGGGAACTCGATCTTCCTGTCAATGCGGCCTGTGGACACACGAGGTTTTCAGTCACAGCCTTGGTGCCCCGGCCGGCCCTGGCTGAGAGAGGCCTCCGTCTCCTCACATGAGTCATCTCAGTCAGTGTCCTGTACCAAATCTTAAAAAGCGTCTCAAGGCTAAAAAGGTCGggctatacagagtacatcacaaTCCCACTTAATATTATCTCAAGGGGACACAGTTTTGGTAAGTTGCTTCAAGGCAGTATTTGCCTTTGTACATATCACCTGTTAACCCATCCTCCCCAAAGTGCCCTTTAGAGATACAAAACCACGTCAGCGCATTCACGCTCCCTGATGGAGCCCGCGAAGACTGACCTGGTCTGATGAGGGCCGGGTCCAGGGTCTCTATGCGGTTTGTGGCCATGATGACTTTCACGTCTCCCCTCGAGTCAAACCCGTCCAGCTGGTTCAGCAGCTCCAGCATCGTGCGCTGAATCTCTCTCTCCCCGCCCGAGTTGGAGTCGTACCTGAGAGAAGCAGCCAGGGGGCATGAGGACCCTGCCCGGCTGGTGAAGGCACTCGAGACACGGCTGTCTCCACCCGTGTGTCTCTCCACCCAGAGCCCAAGCTGAACACCACAGTATCTTCTTTGTGGTCATTTTCATGCCTGAAATTGTATCACTTTTATTCAGTCTCCACGTGTGAGCTCCTCGGGGGCAGAGACTCATCTTCACCGCTGTCTCCAGAGTTTGAAGGGTGCCGGGCTCCGAGCCGGTGCTCATGGCACGGCTGTGGACGGACCGAATCCACTGACGGGGAGTTGCTGCCTGTGCACGGGACGGCGGAGCCCCCCGGCACCCGCGGGGAGCGGCGCGGGGGGACCTCGGCAAACCAGCACGCAGCCTCTCCCGGGCCTGCCCACAGTCCTCCTTCTCAGAGCAGAGCGGCACGATCTACCCCTTAATGACAcaaaagagggaagagaaagtcTACCTTTTCGTCCCAATAGCATCAATTTCATCAATAAACACGATGGATGGTGCGTGTTCTTCGGCAACTCGAAACAGTTCCCGAACGAGTTTGGGGCCATCACCCAGGTACTTCTGAATAAGTTCAGAGCCAACCACTCGCAGGAAAGTGGCCGAGGTTTGGTTTGCTACTGCTTTGGCTAATAAGGTTTTACCTATTttagattgaaaaagaaaaagggaaaaaaaccttaAGTGAGGTTTTAACATTAAGAATTGGTGGATCCCTCTATGAAAAGCATGTTCTCAAAGcagataaggaaattaaaaaaaacctaaaatacatattttgattatttttaactgTCTTCCTAAATTCATCATGATAACATCAGAAAATACTTTTATTGCAAGTTACTCAAAGTTGCATATAATATTCACCTGACCCCATTCAACCAGGGTTAGAGAACCAAACAACTCCTACAAAACTATGGGTGAGGAAAGCAGACCCGGCAGCGCTGGGTTTGGCTGAAGGACAGAGGGTTCCTGAGCAGGCCTGCAGCCCCAAGGCTACCTGAGGGCGAGCCCAGGCTCCGGGCGCTGAGCCAGGACCCGCTCCTGAGGAAGCCCGAAGCTGAGCGCCGCTGGGAGCTCGAGACTTCCCTGTCTGTGCCGCGCCCTGGTGGGGCGCTCCTCACTGCTCTCAGGACAGCCCTGACACTTCTCTCTGAAGTGGAGAACCAGAGTCAGCAAGGGTACCCACCCTGAGAAGAGAGCGCAAGACCACCGCCCTGGGACGGCGAGACCTGGGAGAGGCCCACCCTCGggcctgtgggggaggggggctggccgGGGACACAAAGGATCCTGGGCCAGTGGGAAGGGGGGCAGAGGTCTAAGCTCTGCGCCAGTGAGGCAGTGAGCTCCTCAGGcgggcagccagcagcaggttcAAATGCTCATGAAAGGGCTGGACTGCTCCCTGAGGGCGTAGTCAAGGGCGGCAGACAGAGACCAAAAGGGGGACCCCTGAGTGCCGCTGGCCTCTCCTGAAACCTCCCGTCCTGGGCGGTGAACGAGAGGAGCTCCCTGCCTCGGCACAGTCTCCCCGTCCCTCCCCGCGGCGGGCCTCCACACAGACCCTCCTGGGGACACGGCTCAGTTCACGCAAATGACCTCCCTTCCTCTGGAGCTTACAGAGCAGTGAATTTACTAAGCCCTGAACTCACTGAGGTCAACCCAGCGCCTAATGGACCAAATATGTACCTGCGTTTTCATCTTTATCCGTTCATTCACCCGACGCGACACTCCTTCAGTCGCCAATGGCCCGGGAGAGTGCGCGGGTCTGAGCCGCACAGGACCGCTCTTACAGCCCTGGGCCACACCGCACCTCTGCTCCCCACCTCTGCTCAGAGTCCTCAGGGGAGGGAGCCGGCATCGGCGCTTTCTAAGGCTCCCAAGGGGATGCCAATATGCTGCCAAGGTGGAGCACCCTGTTCCTATTTTTTCTTACAAACAATTTTCAATAGACTTACATTACTGTTAACCTTGAAAAGTACTATTTTACAACATACACATGTAGCACATCTGAGTGGACCACAGGAGCGCTGGGCGTGCATTCACACCGAGCAGGCACTTCTGGGGGGTCTCCTGGTGTTTACCTTCTACTGTGATTCCTACGACTGCTGTTAACATACTAACTCTGTGAGGTCTACAATCGTGAGCCTGAGACAGTTCAGTTTCTTAGCACACCTATTAGACAGCATGATGTACTTTCATGTGATAAGTGTGTTTCCAGAGGAGCTGCTTATTCACAACGTCTAATATGTCACTTAGAGCACATTTTTAAACTAAGGATTTGAGGCTCCCTGACTCAATGGCTAAGTGATTATAACCAGCTAATGCTGCAGCTCAAGAAACGAGCTCAGTGCCTGGAAAGCGACCAATGCAGAGTACACACCTGTGCCGGGCGGACCATAGAGAATGACCCCCTTGGGGGGCTTGATCCCCATCTCTTCATAATATTCAGGATGAGTGAGAGGAAGCTCCACAGATtcctaaataaaacaaacactTGGTAAAAATGAAAGGCTTTCCTACTGAAATGTATCCTATTCATTAACTGGCATCATGGGTATGTCACTTGCAacaaaaaaaagctaaaatttcTATTGTTCTTGTCAGAGACAATGTCTGACTCCCAGCGGCAGCAGGGACACACTGCAGAGGGTCTCGGTCCCGCGGGGGCTCCCAGCGCCCTCCCGTCTTCCTAACCGCACCCGATTTCCCGGAAGAGTCAGCCTTGAGTATCATTTAACAGTAACATTTGCCCTTCCCGAGCAAAAGGAATTTGAAGCTTAAATTCACCCTTTTCAGTGAAACTGCAGGCAGCAGCTGGCAAGGTTTTCTGCTGCTGACCCACCTCAAGACATGATGGCTGTCTTCCAGCTGTCTGAGAGTCGCCATGGAGCTCTGTGATGGCTCCGAACACCCTTCCTACAGATGAAAAGCCTGCAGAGGGCTGCCCCCGtgtgcccccaccccaggaccGTGGCAGGAGCCGGTTCTACGTTCCAGCACTGTGTGCACGCCACCACCCTACCCCAGACATCACTTGGGGGTTTGTGTAGCCACAGCTGGAATCAACAAATTGGAAACAAATTCACACAGATAATCATTAAATGTTACACATAAAATGTATTAAGCGGCAGTAAGAACTATCATATAATTTATTCTTACTTCTGTCACTGAACTCAATATTAGCAACACAAAATCCTGCCACTGGCAAGCTCCGAGTCAGTTACTGGTCtgataataaagaaaaaacaggacttcccaggtggccccgtggtcaggaatctgcctgccaacgcaggggcacaggttcaatccctgctccaatAGAGTCCACGTGCTAAGGCAGCcaagcccatgtgtcacagctGCTGAGGCCTGCCTGCTCCAGGGCCCTCGCCGAGAGAAGCCACATAGAGATGCACGCGCCACCATGGAGGCGCCCCgtttgccacaactaaagaaaaagcCCTGGCACGGCAGCAAAGGCCCAGCGCAGCCCAAAACAAAGTCAGAGGAGAAGCGTGCCGAACAACGTCCAGCACCCCACAGTGAGAAAGCACAGGGCTAGACCCAGAGCTGCTTCCCAGACGTACCTTGATTTCCTGGATTT harbors:
- the PSMC1 gene encoding 26S proteasome regulatory subunit 4, which gives rise to MGQSQSGGHGPGGGKKDDKDKKKKYEPPVPTRVGKKKKKTKGPDAASKLPLVTPHTQCRLKLLKLERIKDYLLMEEEFIRNQEQMKPLEEKQEEERSKVDDLRGTPMSVGTLEEIIDDNHAIVSTSVGSEHYVSILSFVDKDLLEPGCSVLLNHKVHAVIGVLMDDTDPLVTVMKVEKAPQETYADIGGLDNQIQEIKESVELPLTHPEYYEEMGIKPPKGVILYGPPGTGKTLLAKAVANQTSATFLRVVGSELIQKYLGDGPKLVRELFRVAEEHAPSIVFIDEIDAIGTKRYDSNSGGEREIQRTMLELLNQLDGFDSRGDVKVIMATNRIETLDPALIRPGRIDRKIEFPLPDEKTKKRIFQIHTSRMTLADDVTLDDLIMAKDDLSGADIKAICTEAGLMALRERRMKVTNEDFKKSKENVLYKKQEGTPEGLYL